Proteins encoded by one window of Nocardia goodfellowii:
- a CDS encoding FGGY-family carbohydrate kinase — MSDGLFLGIDIGTSGSKGVLVRPDGVVVARAERPHTVSAPRPGWVEHDAEKIWWTEFADIARELVAAAHGAPLGGLAVSGIGPCLLPADAAGHPLRPAILYGVDTRATAEIVELDEEFGAEAILERAGSPLTTQAVGPKLRWLAWNEPDVAARTELLLMASSFLVHRLTGRYVLDHQSASQCVPMYDLRAHAWAADWCESIAPWLRLPDLAWPTEIVGAVTEAAAAATGLPVGLPVTAGTVDAWAEAAGVGVTAPGDAMVMYGTTMFLVQVLTEPRPHPGLWTTCGAFPGTYTVAAGMATSGAVTDWLRKLVGGDFSDLVEEAGRVPPGSRGLLMLPYFAGERTPLFDPDARGLIAGLTLGHGRAELYRAALESIAYGVRHNLAAMSEEGGPAHRLVAVGGGTRGGLWPQIVSDVTGLPQQLTAETVGACLGDARFAAAAAGVDTSSWNPLVDTVEPDQQRYDQYEPFYRHYRELYTATADISHFLAREQHRAHLSGPG; from the coding sequence GTGAGCGATGGACTATTCCTCGGCATCGACATCGGCACCTCCGGTTCGAAGGGTGTGCTGGTGCGTCCCGACGGCGTCGTCGTCGCCCGCGCCGAACGGCCCCACACGGTGTCGGCCCCGCGGCCGGGCTGGGTGGAGCACGACGCGGAGAAGATCTGGTGGACCGAGTTCGCCGACATCGCCCGTGAATTGGTGGCAGCCGCGCACGGAGCTCCGCTCGGCGGTCTCGCGGTCTCCGGAATCGGCCCGTGCCTGCTGCCCGCCGATGCCGCCGGCCACCCGCTGCGTCCGGCCATCCTCTACGGTGTCGACACCCGCGCGACGGCCGAGATCGTGGAGCTCGACGAAGAATTCGGCGCGGAGGCGATACTGGAGCGGGCGGGTTCGCCGCTGACCACGCAGGCGGTCGGCCCGAAACTGCGCTGGCTCGCCTGGAACGAACCGGACGTCGCCGCCCGCACCGAACTGCTGCTGATGGCGAGTTCCTTTCTGGTACATCGGCTTACCGGTCGCTATGTCCTGGACCACCAATCGGCCAGCCAGTGCGTCCCGATGTACGACCTGCGTGCGCACGCCTGGGCCGCGGACTGGTGTGAGTCCATCGCACCGTGGCTGCGACTGCCCGATCTCGCCTGGCCCACCGAGATCGTCGGCGCGGTGACCGAGGCCGCCGCCGCGGCAACCGGCCTGCCCGTGGGTCTGCCGGTCACCGCGGGCACGGTCGACGCGTGGGCGGAAGCCGCCGGCGTCGGCGTCACCGCGCCGGGTGACGCCATGGTCATGTACGGCACCACCATGTTCCTGGTCCAGGTCCTGACCGAACCCCGGCCGCATCCCGGCCTCTGGACCACGTGCGGCGCGTTCCCCGGCACGTATACGGTGGCCGCGGGCATGGCCACATCCGGTGCCGTCACCGACTGGTTGCGCAAACTCGTCGGCGGGGACTTCTCCGATCTGGTCGAGGAAGCCGGTCGGGTCCCGCCCGGCAGCCGTGGGCTGCTGATGCTGCCGTACTTCGCCGGTGAACGTACGCCCCTGTTCGACCCCGACGCGCGCGGCCTGATCGCCGGTCTCACCCTCGGGCACGGCCGGGCCGAGTTGTACCGTGCCGCTTTGGAATCCATCGCCTACGGCGTCCGGCACAACTTGGCCGCGATGAGCGAGGAAGGCGGGCCGGCGCACCGTCTGGTCGCCGTCGGCGGCGGCACCCGGGGCGGTCTCTGGCCCCAGATCGTCTCCGATGTCACCGGCCTGCCCCAGCAGCTCACCGCCGAGACCGTCGGGGCATGCCTCGGCGACGCCCGATTCGCGGCGGCCGCCGCCGGGGTGGACACCTCGAGCTGGAATCCCTTGGTGGACACCGTCGAACCGGATCAGCAGCGCTATGACCAGTACGAACCGTTCTATCGGCACTACCGCGAGCTCTACACCGCCACCGCGGACATCTCGCATTTCCTGGCCCGCGAACAACATCGCGCACACCTGTCTGGCCCCGGATGA
- a CDS encoding tyrosine-protein phosphatase, translated as MYTDTNLSRWIEFAEIDNVRDLGGLPVTGGGTTRFGVVYRASTPQHLTEADLSTLLGPLGLRTLIDLRNPDEVEREGYGRLAGTAVRVLNLPVRKPTQTSLTPADLVPDGQHYDLVGLYRELLGGSAQSVVTAARVLTDPDQHSVVFHCAAGKDRTGLVAAVLLDAVGVPAEAIAADYALTGERLARIRARLDALPSYHGLPPVNTGILAVDPEVIRQFLTGLHATHGGAAAWLRTHGLSAAELTRLRQVLSRSSGVGSAP; from the coding sequence ATGTACACCGACACCAACCTGAGCCGCTGGATCGAGTTCGCGGAGATCGACAACGTCCGTGACCTGGGTGGTCTGCCGGTGACAGGCGGTGGGACAACGCGTTTCGGCGTCGTCTACCGCGCGAGCACCCCGCAGCACCTCACCGAAGCGGACCTGAGCACCCTGCTCGGCCCGCTGGGCCTGCGCACGCTGATCGATCTGCGCAACCCCGACGAGGTCGAACGGGAGGGCTACGGCCGGCTGGCCGGGACCGCGGTGCGGGTGCTGAACCTGCCGGTGCGCAAGCCCACCCAGACCTCCCTGACCCCCGCCGACCTGGTCCCGGACGGACAGCACTACGACCTGGTCGGCCTCTATCGCGAACTACTCGGCGGCAGTGCGCAATCCGTGGTGACCGCGGCCCGGGTCCTCACCGATCCCGACCAGCATTCGGTCGTATTCCATTGTGCGGCCGGAAAAGACCGCACCGGATTGGTCGCGGCGGTCCTGCTGGACGCGGTCGGTGTGCCCGCCGAGGCGATCGCCGCCGACTACGCGTTGACCGGCGAACGCCTGGCCCGCATTCGCGCCCGATTGGACGCCCTGCCGTCGTATCACGGTCTGCCGCCGGTCAATACCGGCATCCTCGCCGTGGACCCGGAGGTGATCCGGCAGTTCCTCACCGGTCTGCACGCCACGCACGGCGGCGCCGCCGCATGGCTGCGCACGCACGGACTGAGTGCCGCGGAGCTGACCCGATTGCGTCAGGTGCTGTCGAGGAGTAGCGGGGTAGGGTCGGCCCCATGA
- a CDS encoding thioredoxin family protein produces MPTVTLTQHNFHSVVAGNNIVLIDWWAGWCGPCTHFAPVYEDSSERHPELVYGKVDVEAEIELTALAQVDRFPTLMAFREGLLVFNQAGFLPAADLEEVVQQIMWMDMDAVRRATAEAEAGQVAAQPPAATNPQRLAGQAAGPARYGWPGL; encoded by the coding sequence ATGCCCACCGTGACCTTGACCCAGCACAACTTCCACAGCGTCGTCGCCGGCAACAACATCGTCCTCATCGACTGGTGGGCCGGCTGGTGTGGACCGTGTACCCACTTCGCCCCCGTGTACGAGGATTCCTCGGAGCGCCACCCGGAGCTGGTGTACGGCAAGGTCGACGTCGAAGCGGAAATCGAGCTCACCGCGCTGGCGCAGGTCGACCGATTCCCGACCTTGATGGCGTTCCGCGAGGGGTTGCTGGTCTTCAACCAGGCGGGATTCCTGCCGGCCGCGGACCTGGAAGAGGTTGTGCAGCAGATCATGTGGATGGATATGGACGCGGTGCGCCGTGCCACCGCCGAGGCGGAAGCCGGTCAGGTCGCCGCGCAGCCGCCCGCGGCCACCAACCCGCAGCGGCTCGCGGGCCAGGCCGCCGGACCCGCCCGATACGGCTGGCCGGGCTTGTGA
- a CDS encoding glycosyl hydrolase family 32, whose amino-acid sequence MATREVVRAGPFAKVYDPTVGEHRPWCVEDHALVRADDGRWHLFGITRPESADPFHKVEFAHAVARDPHGPWTKRAPALTVDPGYGETQLRAPHVIASRGRYYMFYAGGGPDRTRAAMNLATSSDLFRWTRAPAGPLFRDGYDARDPMILRLGEKWVMYYCATGTPQGGHHVVCYRLSGDLTHWGDRHIAYTDPTLGTESGNTQCPFVVPHNGSWFLFIGPRTTDAGTDVFRSDNPFRFRIGDKVGHIRAHAAELVEDAGQWWITSAGRGQRGLHLARLSFPTRPPTISVPR is encoded by the coding sequence ATGGCGACGCGCGAGGTGGTGCGAGCGGGGCCGTTCGCGAAGGTCTACGACCCGACCGTCGGCGAACACCGTCCCTGGTGCGTCGAGGACCATGCGCTGGTGCGCGCCGACGACGGCCGCTGGCACCTGTTCGGCATCACCCGCCCCGAGTCAGCGGATCCCTTCCACAAGGTCGAGTTCGCCCACGCGGTCGCCCGCGATCCGCACGGCCCCTGGACCAAACGCGCACCAGCCCTGACGGTCGACCCGGGCTACGGCGAGACCCAGCTCCGGGCACCCCACGTAATCGCCTCCCGCGGGCGCTATTACATGTTCTACGCGGGCGGGGGGCCGGACCGCACCCGCGCCGCGATGAACCTCGCCACCTCCTCCGATCTGTTCCGCTGGACCCGTGCCCCAGCCGGTCCCCTCTTCCGCGACGGCTATGACGCCCGCGACCCGATGATCCTGCGACTAGGGGAAAAGTGGGTGATGTACTACTGCGCCACCGGGACGCCGCAGGGCGGGCACCACGTCGTCTGCTACCGCCTCAGCGGCGATCTCACCCACTGGGGCGACCGGCACATCGCCTACACCGACCCCACCCTCGGCACCGAATCCGGGAACACCCAGTGCCCATTCGTCGTGCCGCACAACGGTTCCTGGTTCCTCTTCATCGGCCCCCGCACCACCGACGCCGGCACCGACGTCTTCCGCAGCGACAACCCCTTCCGTTTCCGCATCGGCGACAAAGTCGGCCATATCCGCGCGCACGCGGCCGAGCTCGTCGAGGACGCGGGACAGTGGTGGATCACCAGTGCCGGGCGTGGGCAGCGTGGACTCCACCTGGCGCGCTTGAGCTTTCCGACTCGGCCGCCGACCATTTCCGTTCCGCGCTAG
- a CDS encoding epoxide hydrolase family protein, producing the protein MTNIEPFRIDIPQHDLDDLNARLANTRWPDELPGVGWSYGIPTSYVRELAEYWRTGYDWRAAEAARNEIAQFVTEIDGQRMHFAHIRSPEPDALPLVLIHGWPFEDFTEMIGPLTDPAAHGGDPKDAFHVVIPSLPGCGLSGPTRAPGAAATERGAELIAKLMARLGYSRYGAQGGDAGSFVAPQLGRIDTEHVAGVHLNDPITIPGWDDDGSGYSAADQEKLAKLQDWSSQSTSAYAMVHSTRPQTLAPAVADSPAGMLAWILDIVQTYTNPASTRPDEAIDRDLLLTNLSLLWFTNTAGSSMRLYRESEQWGAELPNSGVPTGVAIFPGGDTVRGIAEKQNTVVHWSEFDRGGHFASMEAPDLLTEDLRVFFRKLR; encoded by the coding sequence ATGACGAACATCGAACCCTTCCGCATCGACATCCCCCAGCACGACCTGGACGATCTCAACGCCCGCCTGGCCAATACCCGCTGGCCCGACGAACTGCCCGGAGTCGGCTGGTCCTACGGCATTCCCACCTCCTACGTCCGTGAGCTCGCCGAATACTGGCGTACCGGTTACGACTGGCGGGCCGCCGAGGCGGCGCGCAACGAGATAGCCCAGTTCGTCACCGAAATCGACGGTCAGCGCATGCATTTCGCGCATATCCGCTCGCCGGAGCCGGATGCGTTGCCGTTGGTGCTGATCCACGGCTGGCCGTTCGAGGATTTCACCGAGATGATCGGTCCGCTCACCGATCCGGCCGCCCACGGCGGTGATCCGAAGGACGCCTTCCACGTGGTGATTCCGAGCCTGCCGGGCTGCGGGCTGTCCGGACCGACCCGCGCACCGGGTGCGGCCGCCACCGAACGCGGCGCCGAACTGATCGCGAAACTCATGGCACGCCTGGGCTACTCGCGATACGGCGCCCAGGGCGGAGACGCCGGATCGTTCGTCGCCCCACAGCTGGGCCGCATCGACACCGAGCACGTCGCCGGTGTGCATCTCAACGATCCGATCACCATCCCGGGGTGGGACGACGACGGTTCCGGCTACAGCGCAGCGGATCAGGAGAAATTGGCGAAGCTACAGGACTGGTCCAGCCAGAGCACCTCCGCCTACGCCATGGTGCATTCCACCCGCCCGCAAACCCTGGCACCGGCGGTCGCTGATTCCCCGGCGGGCATGCTCGCCTGGATCCTGGATATCGTGCAGACCTACACCAATCCGGCGAGCACCCGCCCCGACGAGGCCATCGATCGCGATCTGCTGTTGACCAACCTGTCGCTGTTGTGGTTCACCAACACCGCCGGTTCGTCGATGCGCCTGTACCGCGAATCCGAGCAGTGGGGTGCGGAACTCCCGAACTCCGGCGTGCCCACCGGCGTCGCGATCTTCCCGGGCGGCGACACCGTGCGCGGCATCGCGGAAAAACAGAACACCGTGGTGCACTGGTCGGAATTCGATCGTGGCGGTCACTTCGCCTCGATGGAGGCTCCGGATCTGCTCACCGAGGATCTGCGCGTGTTCTTCCGCAAGCTCCGCTGA
- the kstD gene encoding 3-oxosteroid 1-dehydrogenase, whose product MEFDVVVVGSGAAGMTAALTAAYRGLSVVVIEKSASFGGSTARSGGGVWIPNNPVLVREGVPDSPDLARVYLKEVVGDRVPQAKQDAFLDNGPRMMAYLQERTPHLQFVYDRGYSDYHPEKPGGLAQGRSIEPAIVDGRLLGEDLALINQPTMSGPKGIAFTVSDFHDLNMIGRTWKGKRTAVRVAVQAVLNRLRGRIPLSLGKALVARLWLALRDAGVPVWLNTPLSELITADGAVIGVRALRDGAPVEIRARRGVVLAAGGFEHNLEMRERYFTGPVSTEWTVGAIENVGDGIRAGESAGAALDLMDDAWWGPSVRNPDGPPFFCLAERSQPGGIMVNAAGERFTNESASYVDVVHTMYERHATGVGHVPAYFVMDQRFRNRYLFLGTFPKRPIPRKYFDAGIIKRADTLEALAGQIGVPADKLTATVRRFNGFARTGHDADYGRGESAYDRYYGDPTVRPNPCLAPIDQGPFYAVEMVPGDLGTKGGLVTDEHSRVLRADGAAIPGLYAAGNNSAAVMGNSYAGAGATIGPAMVFGYLAAQHLADLEHQGAGYGQGQR is encoded by the coding sequence ATGGAATTCGACGTTGTCGTAGTGGGTTCCGGCGCGGCGGGGATGACCGCCGCGCTCACGGCCGCCTATCGCGGGCTGTCGGTGGTGGTGATCGAGAAGAGCGCCAGCTTCGGTGGTTCCACCGCGCGATCGGGTGGCGGGGTGTGGATCCCGAACAATCCGGTGCTGGTGCGCGAGGGCGTGCCCGACAGCCCCGATCTGGCCCGGGTGTATCTGAAAGAGGTTGTAGGCGACAGGGTCCCACAGGCCAAGCAGGACGCGTTCCTGGACAACGGGCCGCGCATGATGGCCTACCTGCAAGAGCGAACCCCGCATCTGCAGTTCGTCTACGATCGCGGCTATTCCGACTACCACCCGGAGAAGCCGGGTGGACTCGCGCAGGGTCGCAGTATCGAACCGGCGATCGTCGACGGCCGGCTACTCGGCGAAGATCTGGCGTTGATCAACCAGCCGACGATGTCGGGCCCGAAGGGAATCGCCTTCACGGTCAGCGATTTTCACGACCTGAACATGATCGGGCGGACCTGGAAGGGCAAGCGAACCGCGGTCCGGGTCGCCGTGCAGGCGGTCCTGAACCGGCTACGCGGGCGCATCCCGCTGAGTCTGGGCAAGGCACTGGTGGCGCGACTGTGGCTGGCGCTGCGGGACGCGGGGGTGCCGGTGTGGCTGAACACGCCACTGTCCGAACTGATCACCGCCGATGGCGCGGTGATCGGCGTACGGGCCCTGCGAGACGGTGCGCCGGTGGAGATCCGGGCCCGCCGTGGCGTGGTACTGGCGGCGGGCGGTTTCGAGCACAACCTCGAGATGCGCGAGCGGTACTTCACCGGACCGGTCAGCACCGAATGGACCGTCGGCGCGATCGAGAACGTCGGCGACGGAATCCGCGCGGGCGAATCGGCCGGCGCGGCATTGGATTTGATGGACGACGCGTGGTGGGGCCCCTCGGTGCGCAACCCGGACGGTCCGCCGTTCTTCTGCCTGGCCGAACGCTCCCAGCCGGGCGGGATCATGGTCAACGCCGCGGGCGAGCGGTTCACCAACGAATCGGCCAGCTACGTCGACGTGGTGCACACCATGTACGAGCGGCATGCCACCGGCGTCGGGCACGTACCCGCGTATTTCGTGATGGATCAGCGGTTCCGGAACCGGTACCTGTTCCTCGGCACCTTCCCGAAAAGACCGATCCCGCGGAAGTATTTCGACGCGGGGATCATCAAGCGGGCCGACACCCTCGAAGCCCTGGCCGGCCAGATCGGGGTGCCCGCGGACAAACTCACCGCGACGGTGCGACGGTTCAACGGTTTCGCCCGCACCGGCCACGACGCCGACTACGGCCGCGGCGAATCCGCCTACGACCGGTATTACGGCGATCCGACCGTGCGGCCGAATCCCTGCCTGGCACCGATCGATCAGGGCCCGTTCTACGCCGTGGAGATGGTGCCCGGCGATCTCGGAACCAAGGGCGGACTGGTCACCGACGAACATTCCCGAGTCCTGCGCGCCGATGGCGCCGCGATCCCGGGACTCTATGCGGCGGGCAACAATTCGGCCGCCGTCATGGGCAACAGTTACGCGGGAGCGGGCGCCACCATCGGCCCCGCCATGGTGTTCGGCTACCTGGCCGCCCAGCATCTCGCCGACCTCGAACACCAAGGAGCAGGATATGGGCAGGGTCAGCGGTAA
- a CDS encoding glucose 1-dehydrogenase, producing MGRVSGKTVIVTGGARGMGAAFARRLVAEGASVVVADVLDEGKAVAAELGARAAFLPLDVTDETAWHAVVSETERLFGPVSGLVNNAGIVHVDPIERLTEADFRKVLDVNQIGVFLGMKAVLGSMRRAGSGSIVNISSIGGLIAFSNILGYVASKWAVRGMTKAAAQEFGADRIRVNSVHPGVVATEMTEQSERSHAMVIDQPLPRAATPEELAALVLFLISDEAGYCTGSEFVADGGYTTK from the coding sequence ATGGGCAGGGTCAGCGGTAAGACGGTGATCGTCACCGGCGGGGCGCGCGGCATGGGCGCGGCGTTCGCGCGGCGTCTGGTCGCCGAGGGTGCCTCGGTGGTGGTCGCCGACGTACTCGACGAGGGGAAGGCGGTCGCGGCCGAGCTCGGTGCGCGCGCGGCATTCCTTCCGCTCGACGTCACCGACGAAACCGCTTGGCACGCTGTGGTTTCCGAGACGGAACGGCTGTTCGGACCGGTGTCGGGCCTGGTCAACAATGCCGGGATCGTGCACGTCGATCCGATCGAGCGACTCACCGAAGCGGACTTCCGCAAGGTGCTCGACGTGAACCAGATCGGGGTGTTCCTCGGCATGAAGGCCGTGCTGGGGTCGATGCGCCGCGCCGGGAGCGGATCGATCGTCAATATCTCCTCGATCGGCGGCCTCATCGCCTTCAGCAACATCCTCGGCTATGTCGCTTCCAAGTGGGCGGTGCGCGGGATGACGAAGGCGGCCGCGCAGGAGTTCGGCGCCGACCGTATCCGCGTCAATTCGGTGCATCCCGGCGTGGTGGCGACCGAAATGACCGAGCAATCCGAACGCTCGCACGCGATGGTCATCGACCAGCCGCTGCCCCGCGCCGCGACCCCGGAGGAACTGGCCGCCCTGGTGCTGTTCCTGATCTCCGACGAAGCCGGTTACTGCACCGGCTCGGAATTCGTGGCCGACGGCGGCTACACCACCAAGTAA
- a CDS encoding SDR family NAD(P)-dependent oxidoreductase, producing the protein MKNFQDKVAVITGAGAGIGRALALELAHRGARLALSGRNFDNVAETAALCAEAGAQARAYRLDVTDRTAVYAHADDVHADFGPANLLINNAGVSLTANVDELSWEDFEWIVDINFWGVMYGTKAFLPQLIDSGDGHLANVSSMFGLAACPSQSAYNATKFGIRGFTDALRQEMKIAGHPVGVSCVHPGMVKTGIAWKARAGGGRDRDALAANFDRLAKTTPESAAQALLAGIRKDKAQILIGADARVIALLPRLFGAGYQKIITAQMKKEVA; encoded by the coding sequence GTGAAGAACTTTCAGGACAAGGTCGCCGTCATCACCGGCGCGGGGGCGGGCATCGGTCGCGCCCTCGCCCTCGAATTGGCGCACCGGGGCGCGCGTTTGGCGCTGTCCGGCCGTAATTTCGACAACGTCGCCGAAACAGCCGCGCTCTGTGCCGAAGCGGGCGCGCAAGCGCGCGCCTACCGGCTCGACGTCACCGATCGCACCGCCGTCTACGCCCACGCCGACGACGTACACGCCGATTTCGGCCCCGCCAACCTGCTCATCAACAACGCCGGCGTCTCGCTCACCGCCAATGTCGACGAACTCAGCTGGGAGGACTTCGAGTGGATCGTCGACATCAACTTCTGGGGCGTCATGTACGGCACCAAGGCGTTCCTTCCTCAGCTCATCGACTCCGGCGACGGCCACCTCGCCAACGTGTCCTCGATGTTCGGACTCGCCGCCTGCCCCAGCCAAAGTGCTTACAACGCCACCAAATTCGGTATCCGGGGATTCACCGACGCGTTGCGCCAGGAAATGAAGATCGCCGGCCATCCCGTCGGCGTCAGCTGCGTCCATCCCGGCATGGTCAAAACCGGCATCGCCTGGAAGGCCCGCGCCGGCGGCGGCCGCGACCGCGACGCCCTCGCCGCCAATTTCGATCGCCTCGCCAAAACCACCCCCGAATCCGCGGCCCAAGCCCTGCTCGCGGGTATCCGCAAGGACAAAGCCCAAATCCTCATCGGCGCCGACGCGCGCGTCATCGCCTTGCTGCCGCGGCTTTTCGGCGCGGGGTACCAGAAGATCATCACCGCGCAGATGAAGAAGGAAGTCGCTTGA
- a CDS encoding pyruvate, phosphate dikinase: MTTGVGPVGLPDRTDQAATHSVADLNGECALPRERIGGKAWSVNHLRALGLPVPPAFVLTTQAWEEFELHGGLSAEVWAGVRAGIATVERGTGRRFGSETEPLLVSVRSGAAVSMPGMMDTVLNLGMNTAVERALLAETGNPAYASDTHRRFLAQYRDIVLGDPRAAVPEDPWEQLRGAITAVFRSWNSARAKAYRRNRGVSDRLGTAVTVQAMVFGNLDANSGTGVLFSRNPNTGAPEPFGEWLVGGQGEDVVSGRTTPRPLSDLAGALPAVHSQLLTAAALLERDGRDIQDIEFTVEAGRLWLLQARPAKRSARAALRLAVAMADEGLIDTEEALSRVDAEQLRTVLRPESGVDTGALPLARGESACPGLACGVVVTDPDEAEARAAAGEDVILVRATTSPDDLHGMIAARAVVTEMGGATSHAALVSRELGRPCVVGCGPGVVSALAGRTVTVDGGAGVVLLGAVTGKPVEQAVLEDMARLAAWAGVDPGELPAVLTTRLGLGENRSSATHSADNGVMTAGTLPASDVSPRTTPLDSRTQPTTDAPGHPDSALLRLIGLKGRVRSEAVAASLGLPEYETSCRCADFIDHGWCANTPAGLRLTTAGREHVAALLDQERRHVDPDAMTAIYEEFCGFNGELKDVITAWQMKDPGTPNDHADSAYDAAVLSRLLGLHERVTPLVRWLGSIAPRLRPYPARFDRAVAKIEAGDHVWVARPIIDSYHTVWFELHEDLIGLCGLTRADEAAAGRAH, from the coding sequence ATGACGACCGGAGTAGGACCCGTGGGCCTGCCGGACCGTACCGACCAGGCGGCCACCCATTCGGTCGCCGACCTGAACGGGGAATGCGCGCTGCCGCGGGAACGTATCGGCGGCAAGGCCTGGAGCGTGAATCACCTCCGGGCACTGGGGCTTCCGGTGCCGCCCGCGTTCGTGCTGACGACCCAGGCGTGGGAAGAGTTCGAGTTACACGGCGGGTTGAGCGCCGAGGTCTGGGCGGGAGTGCGCGCCGGTATCGCGACCGTGGAGCGCGGCACCGGACGCCGGTTCGGTAGCGAGACCGAGCCGCTGCTCGTGTCGGTGCGCTCCGGTGCGGCGGTGAGCATGCCCGGAATGATGGACACCGTCCTCAATCTCGGCATGAACACCGCGGTGGAGCGGGCGTTGCTGGCCGAGACCGGAAACCCTGCCTATGCGAGCGACACGCACCGGCGCTTCCTCGCGCAGTACCGCGACATCGTGCTGGGCGACCCCCGCGCGGCGGTACCCGAGGATCCGTGGGAGCAGTTGCGTGGTGCGATCACCGCCGTCTTCCGGTCCTGGAATTCCGCGCGCGCCAAGGCCTATCGACGCAATCGGGGCGTCTCCGACCGGCTCGGCACGGCAGTCACCGTGCAAGCCATGGTGTTCGGCAACCTCGACGCGAACTCCGGGACCGGGGTGTTGTTCAGCCGCAACCCGAATACCGGCGCGCCCGAGCCGTTCGGTGAGTGGCTGGTCGGTGGTCAGGGCGAGGACGTTGTGTCGGGACGGACCACGCCGCGCCCGCTGAGCGATCTCGCCGGCGCCCTGCCCGCGGTGCACTCCCAACTACTCACGGCCGCCGCGCTGCTGGAGCGGGATGGCCGCGATATCCAGGACATCGAGTTCACGGTGGAAGCGGGGCGGCTGTGGTTGTTGCAGGCGCGCCCGGCGAAACGTTCCGCGCGCGCGGCGCTTCGCCTGGCGGTCGCGATGGCCGACGAGGGGCTCATCGACACCGAGGAGGCGCTGAGCCGGGTCGACGCGGAGCAACTGCGGACCGTGCTGCGGCCGGAATCCGGAGTCGATACCGGTGCGCTGCCGTTGGCGCGCGGTGAATCCGCGTGTCCTGGCCTGGCTTGCGGCGTGGTCGTCACCGACCCCGACGAGGCCGAAGCGCGCGCCGCCGCCGGTGAAGACGTCATCCTGGTCCGTGCCACCACCAGCCCCGACGATCTGCACGGCATGATCGCCGCCCGCGCCGTCGTCACCGAAATGGGTGGCGCCACCTCGCATGCTGCGCTGGTCAGCCGCGAGCTGGGGCGACCGTGCGTGGTCGGTTGCGGCCCCGGCGTCGTCTCGGCACTGGCCGGACGCACGGTCACGGTGGACGGCGGTGCGGGTGTGGTGCTGCTCGGCGCGGTCACCGGAAAGCCGGTGGAACAGGCTGTGCTCGAGGATATGGCGCGGCTGGCCGCCTGGGCCGGAGTCGATCCCGGCGAACTTCCCGCAGTTCTGACGACCCGCCTCGGACTGGGTGAAAATCGTTCATCGGCAACTCATTCCGCCGACAATGGAGTAATGACAGCAGGGACTCTGCCTGCGTCCGATGTCTCGCCGCGCACCACCCCGCTCGACAGCCGGACGCAACCGACCACCGATGCTCCCGGCCACCCCGATTCGGCATTGCTGCGGCTGATCGGCCTGAAGGGGCGGGTGCGTTCGGAAGCCGTAGCGGCCAGCCTAGGGCTGCCGGAATACGAAACCAGCTGCCGATGTGCTGATTTCATCGACCATGGCTGGTGCGCGAACACACCGGCCGGCCTGCGTCTGACCACGGCGGGCCGCGAGCACGTGGCGGCCCTGCTCGACCAGGAACGCCGCCACGTCGACCCGGACGCGATGACCGCGATCTACGAGGAATTCTGCGGATTCAACGGCGAACTCAAGGACGTCATCACCGCCTGGCAGATGAAAGACCCTGGCACACCGAACGATCACGCCGACAGCGCCTACGACGCCGCGGTGCTGTCCCGGTTGCTCGGGCTGCACGAGCGGGTGACGCCACTGGTCCGGTGGCTCGGCTCGATCGCACCGCGTCTGCGCCCCTATCCGGCTCGCTTCGACCGAGCCGTAGCGAAAATCGAAGCTGGTGACCATGTTTGGGTGGCGCGTCCCATCATCGACAGCTATCACACCGTGTGGTTCGAACTGCACGAGGATCTGATCGGTCTGTGCGGGCTCACCCGCGCCGATGAAGCCGCCGCCGGACGGGCCCACTGA